The genomic interval TCAGTTTTCGTTAATGAATAAAAACTGGAAAACAACTTCCCTTCGCTATTATTACTTTTCAGTAACCGTCATCACTACTACGGAAGTTTCTGCCCCAGTGCTGCACATCAATACTTTCCTTCTTGTAGTGTCTCTTACTTGAAGTTTTCTCTTAGCATTGCAACGACTGGTTCTCACGTTCCATGTAAATGCCTGTGTTAAGCTCACGCTGTCTATACGCCGGATGCCGCAGTATCAGTAAACAGGTATCCTTACTGCTTATCCCAACATTGCTACTACATATTGGTTTTGACATCATTTAATCCTTTCGACGCTTCTGCTGACAGTTCACTTATTGTTCGTCTTCATTAACACATACCTGACATCTTTCTCGATGCCTTTTCCTTTGATGCTCACTACCACAACTCTTTATTGCAGCAGCTAAAGGTGGTTTGATAACAACTCCTGTAAGCCGTTACCGATGGGCCGTCCATCATCATCTACATAGCATTAAATAACAATCTCAAAGAACTAATTTGAAAATGATCATTTATTCGTGACACTCAGTAGCCTGGATTCTGCTGCAAGTTGGGATTGAGCAGGGTTTCGGCTTTAGGAAAGGGCAACAGCTTATATTCAGGCTTCCAAAAGTTATTGTTATTGAGAGCCAGGGCCTCCATTACTGCATCGCAGCTGCCGGAGCGTTTAAGATCGAACCAGCGGTGGCCTTGTTCGGTGAACAGTTCTACCTGCCGCTCTTTCATTATTAACTTTAGCAGGTTGGCCTGTGATATTTGCGTATTGTTTAACGTATATAAAAATAAGCCGGCCCGCTTTCTCAGTACATTTATATCAGCCAGCGCTTCCGCATATCTACCTAAATGCACACGTGCCTCGGCTCTTATCAAATATAGCTCCGCCAAACGAAGCATCATAGTATATTCCGTTGGATCGGTACTATTCTTTATTTTATATTTATACGCATAGTAATATGATGCGGGATGTACAGAGGCAGTGTCAATATAAACCCCTGTCCAATAGGTTCTTCTTTGGTCACCTGCTTCAAATGCATCCATTAATGTTTTGCTCAGTGCTGTTCTATGGTCATTTTTGGGTGTATTTGTGAGTATAAACCAGAATCCTTCCATAGTATTAATGTTCATCGCGTTAGGCGTAGGTAATGCGAACTGCCAGATGGCCTCCTGGGAGGTACGCAGAAAAGCCGACTGGATAGACTCTATTTTATAAGCCGGATTGCTGATTACTAAAGACGCCGCCCGTTCGGCTTCTGCATATTTAGCATCATACAGATAGGCCCTTGCCAGCAGCGCGCCGGCACAGGCGCTGTTAGGCCGGGTACGTTCGGCATCTATACTTAAATTGCTGTCCTTTACATATGTTATGCTTAGCTGTTGCCGGGCAATGATAAGATCATCTATGATCTGTTTATATACATCACTCACAGGCGTACGGGATAATTCAGCATTCGCTTTATAGTCGCTATTAAGCGCTAGGGGTATATCACCAAACAGATTAACCAAGTTCAGATACCAGTAAGCCCTTATAAACAACGCTTCTGCCATTAATTGCTTTTTTACGCTGGCATCAAGTGACGGTGAAACACTACATTTTTCGAAAATTACATTAGCCCTGGAAATATAATTATATGCCAGCTTCCAATACTGGGAAATGTAACCATTGGTACCACAATTGATGCGGTGGTAGTAAAACTCCTCTTCATCTTCATTAGTAGGATAATCCAGTTCGTCCCCTATAAGACCGGTAAGCACCGCCGTATAATAGGGACTGGCTTGCATGATCAGCATTTCGCCATAAATGCCGCGCATGGCAGATATAGCGGTTTCATTGGAACTAAA from Chitinophaga filiformis carries:
- a CDS encoding RagB/SusD family nutrient uptake outer membrane protein — protein: MKKNVLRIYLLLLCLLPATACEKFVNVPQPGTQIEEEKVFSSNETAISAMRGIYGEMLIMQASPYYTAVLTGLIGDELDYPTNEDEEEFYYHRINCGTNGYISQYWKLAYNYISRANVIFEKCSVSPSLDASVKKQLMAEALFIRAYWYLNLVNLFGDIPLALNSDYKANAELSRTPVSDVYKQIIDDLIIARQQLSITYVKDSNLSIDAERTRPNSACAGALLARAYLYDAKYAEAERAASLVISNPAYKIESIQSAFLRTSQEAIWQFALPTPNAMNINTMEGFWFILTNTPKNDHRTALSKTLMDAFEAGDQRRTYWTGVYIDTASVHPASYYYAYKYKIKNSTDPTEYTMMLRLAELYLIRAEARVHLGRYAEALADINVLRKRAGLFLYTLNNTQISQANLLKLIMKERQVELFTEQGHRWFDLKRSGSCDAVMEALALNNNNFWKPEYKLLPFPKAETLLNPNLQQNPGY